One window of Microcoleus vaginatus PCC 9802 genomic DNA carries:
- a CDS encoding anti-sigma factor antagonist — MQTLLAHKPITVIRPLDYLNAATCGEFGRQLTTAISAPGVVAVLVDLGAITFIDSAGLMALVSGLKQAKKMGRRFSLCSVSPGIRMILELSQLDRVFEIFENVDSFDAENSCVKQH; from the coding sequence ATGCAGACACTTCTTGCCCATAAACCAATTACGGTGATTCGACCCCTAGACTACCTGAATGCAGCCACCTGCGGAGAATTCGGACGGCAACTAACGACAGCAATTTCAGCCCCCGGAGTGGTAGCGGTACTCGTAGATTTGGGCGCAATAACATTTATTGACAGTGCCGGTTTGATGGCATTGGTTTCAGGCCTCAAGCAGGCGAAAAAAATGGGCCGCAGGTTTAGTCTTTGCTCGGTATCCCCCGGGATTAGGATGATTCTGGAACTCAGCCAACTCGATCGAGTGTTTGAAATATTTGAAAATGTCGATAGCTTTGATGCCGAAAACTCGTGCGTAAAACAACACTGA
- a CDS encoding ribonuclease HII, with translation MKSEGRGKKSEGRGKKEEVEIFTLFPSFHLPLSPSPSNTLVIAGVDEVGRGALFGPVVAAACILPDEVLDELASCGVRDSKQLSATARSRLAVKIRAVAVDCQIGAASVREIDRLNILQASLLAMKRAILKLKVTPDLCLVDGNQRIPNLAIEQETMIKGDARSIQIAAASIVAKVWRDELILRMAIKYPEYDLTNNKGYGTAKHKLGLERYGRSAFHRQSFNPCRR, from the coding sequence ATGAAGTCCGAGGGAAGAGGGAAGAAGTCAGAGGGAAGAGGGAAGAAGGAAGAAGTAGAAATTTTTACTCTCTTTCCATCTTTCCATCTTCCCCTTTCCCCCTCTCCCTCGAACACTCTAGTAATTGCAGGTGTGGATGAAGTCGGACGAGGCGCTTTGTTCGGGCCAGTGGTGGCTGCTGCCTGCATTTTGCCCGACGAAGTTCTCGATGAATTAGCCAGTTGCGGGGTGCGCGACAGCAAGCAGTTGAGTGCCACAGCCCGGAGTCGGTTAGCTGTGAAAATCCGGGCTGTGGCGGTTGACTGTCAAATTGGTGCGGCTTCGGTGCGGGAGATCGATCGCCTCAATATTTTACAGGCTTCTTTGTTGGCGATGAAACGGGCGATTTTAAAGTTGAAGGTGACGCCGGATTTGTGTTTGGTTGATGGGAATCAAAGGATTCCCAATTTGGCGATCGAGCAAGAGACGATGATTAAGGGTGATGCGCGATCGATTCAGATTGCTGCTGCTAGTATTGTGGCGAAAGTTTGGCGCGATGAATTAATTCTGCGGATGGCTATTAAGTATCCTGAATATGACTTGACAAACAACAAAGGATATGGTACAGCTAAACATAAATTGGGGTTGGAACGTTACGGGCGATCGGCTTTTCACCGACAATCTTTTAATCCCTGTCGAAGATAG
- a CDS encoding TIGR03960 family B12-binding radical SAM protein, whose amino-acid sequence MAVKVEELLTADINQPARYLGNELGATHKPWDGALVRWVLTYPEVYEVGASNLGHIILYNILNAGPRQLCDRAYLPAPDLAAKLRSTKTPLFAVESRRSLTEFDILGFSLSYELGATNILEMLDLAGIPLTWQERATNRQNGQMPLIFAGGQTATSNPEPYADFFDFIALGDGEELLPEIGLILAEGKTNNLSREALLLDLAQIPGVYVPQFYDMAADGSVHPNRPQVPERILRRVATPIPAYSTGLVPYVQTVHDRLTVEIRRGCTRGCRFCQPGMLTRPARDVEPQQVVEAIEQGMQATGHSEFSLLSLSCSDYLALPAVGMEIKNRLKDKNISLSLPSQRVDRFDDNIADILGGTRQGGLTFAPEAGTQRMRDIVNKGLTNEELLRGVKTAVDRGWDKIKLYFMIGLPGETDFDVVGIAETVRWLHRECRLDGRRGLIFNLTISNFTPKPHTPFQWHSVSTAEFSRKQKLLKGEFRGMRGVKVNYTDVRISAMEDFVGRGDRRLAAVVRRAWELGAGMDAWWESLDQAYKAWTQAIDESGLTWKYRQVESGEWNLFEKEEEKEEGRRKKEEGREIKEDFPNSPDLPLSPSLSLDQALPWDHLDTGIDKNWLKIDLQKALEAATVPDCSFEGCSRCGVCGTDFGHNVVVEALPIPEFAGEFVPNTERKQRLRVWFGKVGDMALVGHLDLIRLFDRVVRRADLPISFTGGFHPNPRISLANALPLGVTSTGEIADFELTESIDIESFREKLAAKLPENIPIYKVESIDLKAPSANQLLEAAEYVITVASAGSLTENGELDGENAAPVSVAPDANWEAWVKTIAETEAFWRVHTTKSGKTQNVNLRERLHKLELVEQKPDSSTRASGATSEGRAVLRFTGSCRSDGNLLKPEHIVFMLEQVSQQEIQLLQVERSQLILGYG is encoded by the coding sequence GTGGCAGTAAAAGTCGAAGAATTACTTACAGCAGACATTAATCAGCCTGCTCGTTATCTGGGAAACGAATTGGGGGCTACGCACAAGCCTTGGGACGGGGCGTTGGTGCGCTGGGTTCTCACTTACCCAGAAGTTTATGAAGTTGGTGCTTCCAATCTGGGACACATCATCCTTTACAACATTTTGAACGCAGGGCCCAGACAGTTGTGCGATCGGGCTTATTTGCCCGCGCCCGACTTGGCCGCAAAACTGCGATCGACCAAAACTCCCCTGTTTGCCGTAGAATCAAGGCGATCGCTCACAGAATTTGATATTCTGGGCTTCAGCCTCAGCTACGAACTCGGAGCCACAAACATTCTGGAAATGCTGGATTTAGCCGGCATTCCACTAACTTGGCAAGAAAGAGCGACAAATCGCCAAAACGGTCAAATGCCGCTGATTTTTGCTGGCGGGCAAACGGCAACTTCTAACCCCGAACCCTACGCGGACTTTTTTGACTTCATCGCTTTGGGAGATGGAGAAGAGTTGCTGCCAGAAATTGGCTTGATTTTGGCAGAAGGCAAAACAAATAATTTGAGCCGAGAAGCATTGCTGCTGGATTTAGCGCAAATTCCCGGCGTCTACGTCCCGCAATTCTACGATATGGCGGCCGACGGTTCTGTTCATCCCAACCGCCCCCAAGTTCCAGAACGAATTCTGCGCCGCGTGGCAACTCCCATACCAGCTTATTCGACCGGCCTGGTTCCCTACGTCCAGACAGTACACGACAGACTGACAGTAGAAATCCGCCGGGGATGCACCCGCGGGTGTCGCTTCTGTCAGCCGGGAATGCTGACTCGCCCCGCGCGCGATGTCGAACCGCAGCAAGTCGTAGAGGCGATCGAACAGGGGATGCAAGCCACCGGACACAGCGAGTTTTCCCTGCTTTCCCTGAGTTGTTCCGACTATCTGGCACTCCCAGCCGTCGGGATGGAAATCAAAAATCGCCTGAAAGATAAAAATATCTCTCTGTCTCTACCCAGTCAGCGGGTTGACAGATTTGACGATAATATTGCCGACATTCTCGGCGGTACGCGACAAGGCGGTTTGACTTTTGCCCCGGAAGCTGGTACTCAGCGGATGCGCGACATCGTTAACAAAGGTTTGACGAATGAAGAATTGCTTCGGGGTGTCAAAACTGCGGTCGATCGCGGCTGGGATAAAATCAAGCTGTATTTTATGATCGGTTTGCCCGGAGAAACAGATTTTGATGTTGTGGGCATCGCCGAAACAGTCCGCTGGCTGCACAGGGAATGCAGGCTCGATGGCCGCCGGGGACTGATTTTTAACTTGACAATTTCTAATTTTACGCCTAAGCCTCACACTCCTTTTCAGTGGCACTCGGTTTCTACTGCTGAGTTTTCCCGCAAGCAAAAACTCCTGAAGGGAGAATTTCGCGGGATGCGGGGCGTCAAGGTGAATTACACTGATGTGCGGATTTCGGCAATGGAGGATTTTGTCGGACGGGGCGATCGACGTTTGGCTGCTGTAGTCCGCCGCGCTTGGGAACTTGGCGCGGGTATGGATGCGTGGTGGGAAAGCTTGGATCAGGCTTACAAAGCTTGGACTCAGGCGATCGATGAATCGGGCCTTACCTGGAAATACCGCCAAGTCGAAAGCGGCGAGTGGAATCTTTTTGAGAAGGAAGAGGAGAAGGAAGAAGGAAGAAGGAAGAAGGAAGAAGGAAGAGAAATCAAGGAAGATTTTCCCAATTCTCCGGATCTCCCCCTGTCCCCCTCCCTCTCTCTCGATCAGGCCCTGCCTTGGGATCACTTAGATACAGGGATCGACAAAAACTGGCTGAAAATTGACTTGCAAAAGGCTTTAGAAGCAGCGACGGTTCCCGACTGTTCCTTTGAAGGGTGTTCGCGCTGCGGGGTTTGCGGCACCGATTTCGGACACAATGTGGTTGTGGAAGCGCTGCCAATTCCTGAGTTTGCTGGGGAGTTTGTCCCGAATACGGAGCGGAAACAGCGTTTACGGGTTTGGTTCGGGAAGGTGGGCGATATGGCTTTGGTTGGTCATTTGGATTTGATCCGATTGTTCGATCGAGTAGTCCGCAGAGCCGATTTGCCGATTTCGTTTACCGGCGGGTTTCACCCGAACCCTCGGATTTCTCTGGCAAATGCTCTGCCTCTGGGTGTGACCAGCACTGGGGAAATTGCCGACTTTGAGCTCACTGAGTCGATCGATATTGAGAGTTTTCGGGAAAAGTTGGCGGCTAAGCTGCCGGAAAATATTCCGATTTACAAGGTTGAGTCGATCGATCTCAAGGCTCCTTCTGCTAACCAGTTGTTAGAAGCAGCCGAGTACGTAATTACTGTGGCCTCGGCAGGCTCGTTGACAGAAAATGGCGAATTAGACGGGGAAAATGCTGCTCCTGTCTCCGTGGCTCCTGATGCCAACTGGGAAGCTTGGGTCAAGACGATCGCCGAAACCGAGGCTTTTTGGCGGGTGCATACTACTAAGTCGGGAAAGACGCAGAATGTCAATTTGCGCGAAAGGCTGCACAAACTAGAACTTGTAGAGCAGAAACCAGACAGCAGCACAAGAGCCTCTGGTGCTACATCGGAAGGTAGAGCCGTCTTGCGCTTTACCGGGAGTTGTCGCAGCGACGGCAACTTGCTAAAGCCAGAACATATTGTTTTCATGCTCGAACAAGTCAGCCAGCAGGAAATTCAGCTTCTGCAGGTTGAGCGTAGTCAGCTAATCCTGGGTTATGGTTAA
- a CDS encoding ribonuclease E/G, with protein MTKQIVIAEQHRIAAVFSEDQIQELVVATGSHQVSDIYLGIVENVLPGIDAAFVNIGDPERNGFMHVTDLGPLRLKRSAGAITELLTPQQKVVVQVMKEPTGSKGPRLTGNITLPGRYLVLMPYGRGVNLSRRIKSEAERNRLRALAILVKPAGMGLLVRTEAEGMTEEAIMEDLEVLQKQWEAVQLEGGTSRAPALLNRDDDFIQRVLRDMFSGDVNRIVVDSQNGIKRVKQQLMSWNGGKLPAGVLIDHHRERASILEFFRVNAAIREALRPRVDLPSGGYVIIEPTEALTVIDVNSGSFTRSATARETVLWTNCEAATEIARQLRLRNIAGVIIVDFIDMESRRDQLQVLEHFNKALKADKARPQIAQLSELGLVELTRKRQGQNIYELFGHSCPTCSGLGHLVHLPGEEDFAAAVRESGDRTVATSNRVLLNLPEGLERRSLTPVPAATPAPVREERPPEPARAAWEPQSESVDFETGSNASPLDLLNHPSYQDLGNGTRRRRRRRIGEEPFAPPVEEEPVRSKLRLPNTSSAPVADTRSEYLAPPGIRAASEGFGLVNMATVGRREDFERVRPAKSELMKPMVEPPEVISVEMTAEEQDVYALMGVSPLVLTDRSVKNPKNAIVSVTLPGVAPNKPPFEQLEFEFEAAAPVQEVEERDYYPERSVVEPVFSEDEDEDEAEIYGQSSIDETDDFDRREEPSDVMGESYEPIESHEPIESYEPIESYEPIESYEPIELNEPIESHEPIEPSQPSEPSEPEEPAINRRRRRRSSAVVDE; from the coding sequence ATGACAAAGCAGATAGTTATAGCAGAGCAGCATCGCATTGCTGCCGTCTTTTCAGAAGATCAAATCCAAGAACTTGTGGTAGCCACAGGCAGCCACCAAGTCAGTGACATTTACTTGGGAATTGTTGAAAATGTACTCCCTGGGATAGATGCGGCATTCGTCAATATTGGCGACCCAGAACGTAACGGGTTCATGCACGTAACAGACCTCGGCCCGCTGCGCCTTAAACGCTCGGCAGGAGCAATTACAGAACTCCTGACCCCCCAGCAGAAAGTGGTGGTACAGGTAATGAAAGAACCGACGGGCAGCAAAGGCCCCCGGCTGACAGGCAACATTACCCTGCCGGGTCGCTATTTGGTACTGATGCCCTACGGCAGGGGAGTCAATCTCTCGCGGCGGATCAAGTCCGAAGCCGAGCGCAACCGCCTCAGAGCCCTGGCTATTTTGGTGAAACCGGCCGGGATGGGGCTGCTGGTACGCACTGAAGCTGAAGGGATGACGGAAGAAGCGATCATGGAAGATTTGGAAGTCCTCCAAAAACAGTGGGAAGCCGTTCAACTCGAAGGCGGTACTTCGCGGGCGCCGGCATTGCTCAACCGGGATGACGATTTTATCCAGCGGGTGCTGCGAGATATGTTCAGCGGTGACGTGAATCGGATTGTGGTGGACTCGCAAAATGGAATTAAGCGGGTGAAGCAGCAGTTGATGAGCTGGAACGGCGGTAAACTTCCTGCGGGAGTTTTGATTGACCACCACCGAGAGCGCGCCTCGATTTTAGAATTTTTCCGGGTTAACGCTGCGATTCGAGAAGCCCTCAGACCAAGGGTGGATTTGCCTTCGGGCGGTTATGTGATTATCGAACCGACTGAGGCGCTGACGGTGATCGATGTCAACTCTGGCTCGTTTACTCGATCGGCGACGGCTCGGGAAACTGTACTCTGGACAAATTGCGAAGCAGCAACGGAAATTGCTAGACAACTGCGGTTACGCAATATTGCCGGCGTGATTATTGTTGACTTTATTGACATGGAATCCCGTCGCGATCAGTTGCAGGTGCTGGAACATTTCAATAAAGCTCTCAAAGCTGACAAAGCTCGGCCGCAAATCGCTCAACTGTCGGAATTGGGACTGGTAGAACTCACTCGCAAGCGCCAAGGTCAAAATATTTACGAGTTGTTCGGCCACAGTTGTCCGACTTGCAGCGGGTTGGGTCATCTGGTGCACTTGCCCGGGGAAGAAGACTTCGCCGCAGCGGTGCGGGAATCGGGCGATCGCACTGTTGCTACCTCGAACCGCGTTTTGTTGAATTTGCCAGAAGGATTGGAACGTCGCAGCTTGACGCCTGTGCCGGCTGCAACTCCTGCCCCGGTGCGGGAAGAACGCCCCCCCGAACCTGCTCGGGCTGCTTGGGAACCTCAGAGCGAAAGTGTCGATTTTGAGACTGGCAGCAACGCCTCGCCTTTGGACTTGCTCAACCATCCCAGCTATCAGGATTTGGGGAACGGAACAAGACGGCGGCGCCGCCGCCGGATTGGTGAAGAGCCTTTTGCCCCCCCGGTGGAAGAGGAACCGGTACGCAGCAAGTTGCGGCTGCCGAATACTTCGAGCGCGCCTGTAGCGGATACGCGCTCTGAGTATCTGGCGCCCCCCGGGATCCGGGCGGCTTCGGAGGGCTTCGGGCTGGTGAATATGGCGACTGTTGGCAGGCGCGAGGACTTCGAGCGTGTGCGTCCAGCTAAGTCTGAGTTGATGAAGCCGATGGTGGAGCCTCCGGAGGTGATTTCGGTGGAAATGACGGCGGAGGAGCAGGATGTTTATGCTCTGATGGGAGTTTCTCCTTTGGTGCTTACTGATCGCAGCGTGAAAAATCCTAAGAATGCGATCGTTTCGGTGACTCTCCCCGGAGTGGCCCCGAACAAGCCGCCTTTCGAGCAGCTCGAATTTGAATTTGAAGCGGCGGCGCCTGTACAGGAGGTTGAGGAACGAGATTATTACCCAGAAAGGTCGGTAGTTGAGCCTGTTTTTTCTGAGGATGAGGATGAGGATGAGGCTGAAATTTATGGCCAGAGTTCGATAGACGAAACTGATGATTTTGATCGGAGAGAGGAACCCAGCGATGTGATGGGCGAATCCTATGAGCCGATCGAATCCCATGAGCCGATCGAATCCTATGAGCCGATCGAATCCTATGAGCCGATCGAATCCTATGAGCCCATCGAACTCAATGAGCCGATCGAATCCCATGAGCCGATCGAACCCAGCCAACCCAGCGAGCCCAGCGAACCCGAGGAGCCTGCTATCAACCGTCGCCGTCGCCGCCGCTCGTCAGCCGTGGTGGATGAGTGA